The Xiphophorus hellerii strain 12219 chromosome 6, Xiphophorus_hellerii-4.1, whole genome shotgun sequence genomic interval cggggtaaaccccaacgtacaggcgccgagatggggagcaacaagtatgcccactcctgcccgacgcctctcaccttgggcaactccagagtggaagtatgtccagcccctctcaaggaggctggttccagaaccagagccatgcgtcgaggtgagaccgactatttctagccggaacctctcaacctcacacactctctccggctccttccccaccagagaggtgacattccacgtcccaagagccagctgaTCAGAAAGTCTCCATATCAATTTCCTGGAGTTATTTACTGATTATCTGCTCGGTTATTCTAATAAAGACATtcctacaaaaatattttgtctttttctatgCTGGTATCTTACAAGCAGTAACGTCGgatcacttttttcagtaacgagtaatctaacgcgttacTATTTCCgatccagtaatcagattaaagttacttaTCCAAATCACCTTGCgttactgttttcttttgtaatgtcattttatttcctcttgcGTCACCGTTTCTCTGCGACAGCAGCAGCTGACCTCCGTGACAGAAATGTTAACAATGGAGgtagatgcgcattttgttgctggaaaaccAGGAACTATTTTCAGTTTCCGTCTGTCAGATTATTGTAAGCAGTTTTTGGCTCGTTTTTGTACGTGAAGTTGttcatttgggcttggaaataagcagagacGCATAATAAATcccagaatgtgtctgacaTCCAGGTAGTTTTAGTCAGGATGATCCGTCCTGCTgcgtctttgttaatgtcaagttaatatatttgctgtgaatGACGTCGAGTTTCACGCcaacaaactgcaaacatggAGACGAATATGAACAGCGCGATAAACGTGAAAAGAGACACGAATGAACGAGTCGGTAACTAAACGCCGTTAtaatcattaatattaagatgattgttttattacaatcagtaataaaaacttaatctgaaggtgtttttaaaattcacaaaatCTTAGCTgagtgatgacatcatcagtacACCCTGTTCTGATTGGAGGACTGCAGTTCATGCCAGCAGAACATTCTTGTGTTGTTGAGTTGAGGAACGTTCTCTGACTCCGTCTCCTCCCGTACAGCTGGAGGCGGTGCTGCAGCAACTGCGCTACGTGAGCAGAGAGGGCGGCGTGGCGCTTCGCCCCGACGCAGACCGCCTCCTGCTGGCCAGAGACGACATCACGCACACCTTCCTCCTGCTGGACCAGACCGTGTCCTGCTACAACCAGGTTCCTGCTGCTGCGCCTCCTGCACACACAGGAGGAGACGCGTCATGTGACGCTCCGTTCTTCTTTCAGGTGGTGGGCGGGGCCATGGAGGCGGAGCTTCCTCTGATCcaggagcagctgcagcttctgaaTGACACTCTGAGTGAACTGCAGAGCAAGACCTGGATCTGTAAAGGTGCATAATGCTGCAGGTGgtggtgctgcagcagcagcaggtggtgTCAtgatctctgtgtgtgtccagatgtgcagcagcagagccagCAGGTGTTGACCGTTCATTCCAGCATCACAGAAGCTCGAGCCAACATGGACGCCATGAAAAGCATCGCACAGGTGAGTTAAACAGGCCGACACCACCCAGGTGAGCTAAGTCACACCCTCTGCTATgagctgctgtttgttcagGGGTGGGCGGAGCTTGACCTTCTGCAGCGTTCAGGTGATTCTCTGCTGGAGAGCAGCGTTAACGATCACAACTGCAGAGGCATCAAGGCAGACGGGGAGCAGCTGCTCAGCCTGACACAGGTAGGACTGAACACCTGGCAGGGGGGAGAGGAAGGGGGACGGGCGCTGATGAGGACGGCTCACCTGTTCTCAGGTAAACAGGCGCCTGTACGGAGCTGATGAGGCTTCTGAGGCCTGGACCGGGTACCTGGACTACATCGACGACCGAGTCCAGGAcggcctgctgcagctgctgcacagAGCCCTGCGCTTCCTGACCAACAGCATGAACacacaggtacacacacacacctggaggtcacacacacacctagagGTGACTTCTGTAAAAGTACTGGTGCTTGTCTTTCTCAGCAGAGCGGTGGCGCCGCCCTGCTGGCCGTCTCTCTGCAACTGCGGGACTCCAGAGGACTCGTGTTTGAGCCGTCGATAGACGACGGCCCCGCCGCCTTCCTGAAAACCATCATCAGGGATGTTTACGGCGCCGGCGCTCTGGTTCCCAGGATCTCCGTCGGTCGCCATGGTGACTACCAAGTGAGTCGGCCGTCTGTCCTTCCGACACGGCCTGCGACTCCATCGTCACTCCACTCCTCACCTGTGTTACAGGAGAGCCTGCGGCAGAACCCGGAGCTGTGTGCTctggaacaggaagtgatgacaAGGCTGCTGCAGGTGAAGGAGGAGGCAAAGAAGCTGAGGGCGGGGCTGGACAGGTACGCTCACCTGTGGCTCAGTGACAAGCAGGCCGTGTTCCAGGAGTTCCTGACCTACGGAAAGCCGCTGGCAGTCGGGGAGGTCGAGGCTGACCAGAACCCGCCCAGCCTGAAGGACTTCCAGAGAGAGGTGACACACCTGGACACACCTGTTCACACCTGGACAGTCAGCGTTGTTCTGTCTAGAGAGTGTCTTACCTGAGCCAGGTGTGGTTctgtggctccgcccccttcaGATCCAGGTACTGCTGACCGTCAGCTCAGAGGTGACTCACCTGGACGAGGGCGTGGTCCTGCAGGGCTGGCTGCAGGTGGACATGCGTCCCTTCATCACCTGCCTGCTGTCCATCATCCTGGACTGGAAAGACATGTACACCGACTTCCTGCTGGAGTCGGCCACCAACAGGTGAGCTCCCCTGAGGCCGGGTTGGTTCTGGTCGGTTCTGGTGGGAGCTGACCCCTCCGCCTCTCTCTTTGTCCAGCCTCCAGCAGGCGACCCAACCCAAAGACCGAGGCTCCGCCTCCTTCGACCTGACGGACACCATCCTGCTGCTGGAGGCCGCCGGGGTGGAGCTGCCCGAACACCTGGCCGCCAAGCTGCAGGTAGTGACATCACAGTGACATCACAGCTGCTTGGCGCTCTGCAGGAACAGAACCACTTCTGGAGCACATTGACAGGGTGGGAGGGGACCGGGGCCCTCACAGCGCCACTAGTGGTAATGACGGGAACAACAGTTCATTTGAGTCACTGAATCAGTTCATTAAAGTGATCCGTTCAGCGGAACGCAGTTATTATAATGATaatgaatttaatttgtaacaaaaatctcaaagtgcttcacatgtAATCACAGAACAACAATCAACTcacaacataaaaatctgaCAGAGCAGCGCCTCTTCCAGGACAGTGCCGGTACTGCACCACGCCGACAGGTAACCCACTGGCGGCCATGTTGGAGGTGGGAACTGGGAGACGTTTGCCAGACtccagttgatttttcttttttcccagtTCTGACTACAGTTCTGGAACGCAGCGAATATCCTTGTTAAAATAATCAACCCGTCATCTTCATCAGCTTCATCTGAACCCAGGAGGGCCCGGTAGAACCTGGCGCTCCAGCTGGCTGGtctccatcagctgcttcctgtctaacttcctcttcctgtctctTCCAGTGAGCGACGCTCTGCAGCACCTGACGTTCCTCCagcagccaccagggggcgacgCAGAGactcaataaaaacataaacctgATCTCCGTTTACCTCTGCAGACCGGACTGGGGTGGAGGAGCAACAACACTGGTTGTACTGGGAACCAGTGGAACAAATGAAACCAGTAGAACCAATAGAACCAATAGTACCAGTGGAACCAGTAGAACCAATAGAACCAGTAGGACCAATAGAACAAATagaaccagtggaaccagtggaaccagtagAACCAATAGAACCAGTAGGACCAATAGAACAAATagaaccagtggaaccagtagAACCAATAGAACCAGTAGAACTGGGTCGGCATTCAGAGTCGGACTCAGCAGGATAAATTAGTGATTTATTCTGGATTAGATCAGACAGGAGGAACTGAGGCACAGTGATGAGAAGTTACAGAGaaacagcagctaaaaaaataaagatcagaGTCCTTGTCGCGCTCcacgtctccatggcaacagaaTGTGCAGGCCCAAGGCGGCGGGCCAATCAGAGAGCGGCTAGCGGCGGTAGACGCCGAAGGCCACCAGGCTGAGGAAGATGGTGATGCCGACCAGCGAGGCGGTGGCCGGCGCCGTGAAGAACTGCCGGTACTGGATCTGACAGTACCACAGCACGGAcagcatcagaaccagcagcggGACCATCAGGCTGCCCACGTTCAGCGCCACCTGGACCTGGTCGGCGGGCCGCGGGCCCCCCGCCACCCCCGCCGCCACGCTCTGGGAGATGTGGCAGTGCAGGACGCAGTTATGGGCCAGGTTGAGCGAGGCCAGCGTCTGGGCGTCGTCCTGCAGCAGCTGGCCCTGGTAGATGAGACGCACCTGCTGCTCCTGACCCGCAAAGTAGGTTCTGGAGGGGCAGAGAAagcagaactgggtcagaactcCACAGAGCTGGCTGCTAATCAGTTACTGGAGGAACCACACAGAGTGAGACCTCTTGGCTCTACACCAGCTTTGTGTATCCAGGAAACACGGCGGCAGGGTCACTTCCTCATTTAAATACTGTTGCAGATCTGATattgaatcatttttattgctgtgagtctcaaaacattttccatttaaccaGAGCTGCTCCGTCTGAAAAATCTTATCTTTTACAAGATATTTATTGTTCTAACATTTATTTGCAGCAGCATTGTTTAAATTCCAGCGTGTCAGAAAAGATGAGAAGTGCTTTATTTAGTAAGAGCtcagctttgtgttttaaatatcagTAAAGCTGCAGAGAATAAAGTCGTGATTTTATGATTCTTCAtcatcaaaacaaatcaaatgctGAATCTTTCAACACATCAGACAGAAATGATCAGCTGCACGACTTTAAACgatttatttcaaagaaagaacCAGAGCTGGTCAGAACTCTATTGAAGCTTTTTTacccaaatttatttttaataaagtcattTGACTATTTAGAGGATTTAACAACTTTCTTCCAGCAATATTGCGTCTTTAATCTGGCACTATAACTATTCTGCTAGTATGACTGTTTTTGTAATTCTGGTTGTATTTGAAAAGAAATCTCTCAGCCTGGCATGAAACTTGCTTTACTGACCTCTGCTGCCATCTTTCCTGTCAAACTTCCCCATCTTCCCCCTTTGACGGCAGATACATTTCTAAGGCTCGGTCTTAATCCGGGCCCCTCACCCCGGTCCCCTCACCCCTCGCTCCGGTCCCCTCACCCCTCGCTCCGGGCCCCTCACCCCTCGCCCCGGTCCCCTCACCCCGCGCTCCGGGACCTTTTCTTAAGTGAGCACTCGGAGGAGGTGAACATCAGGATATTCTGGTTCCAAGCAGCAAAAGGTGAGAACCGGACAGAACGTCTCTGGTCGAAACGTCGACATCCAAAATGGCGGACTGGTCGCTGTTTAGACAGTTACTGCTAAAAAACgattttaaatgtacagtaaaGATATTTTTGCTCTCCAAAGTCATCGCTGGAGATATTTGGCTGTTTTAATGAGTTTTGTTATGACTTGTTGAATACAGAGCAAAATTCAAtataatcacaaaaacaaaaatgatttcaatactttgaaaactgattttttttttttttttttttgcgacagACAGCTGACACTGTGAGCATTTCCATATTTCCAAAATGTACTAATATTCATTGTTAGCAAGATTTTCTAAAGGGAATATTATACAGGAAATTTATTCCATCTTTAAGtttgaatatgataaaattGAATCTTCTAACAAGGCTGAAGAGTTAGAATatattagggctgttgtaaactaatattttagtaatcgagtaatctattgattattcttacgattaattgggtaatcagattttaaaaaaagatcaaataaaacattggtaaatctaacataacagcagtattactatcgcgtatcaatatcagtccaatttttcacagttgagcttccctaacaataacttttctgtactctagaaaactaacctgtaacaataacagCTCACTTTCtgagttaacctgaagaaacgTTATAGaagaatctgaaattatattcagtgtaataataaagaggcaggcggCTATTTGTGAGCAGgctattattaaaaatgtctaaactcCAGCTTATTGTTTCTGTATTCATCtccagtcagtttaatagatgaactctcaccttgcccagacatttatagctttgtgttcatgttagcaACGGGATTTGACTCCTTTGTTCTTCACACACAACATTACTAATGTGCTTGTCCAACTATTTTCTATAAGCCTTTATATTTAGTATAAaggctaaataaaaacacacattgccTTAATTCTGCCTTTTAGCTCAAAACATCACAGTAAAGAAGAACTACATCTATTTCATAACCTTTGTCTTCAAAAGCcataaatgtggattttgtttcattacaaaatattcagtttggtttatttgtcaaagaaaaagaaTTTGGAATTTCAGTCAATGTTCAATTATTGTaacaaaatatttgcataaatgtTGTTATGCAAAATGTTCCTTCTCTGCTCTCAAAAATGAACCTTCCTTTTACAAAAGATGTCTAAGATGCAGAAAATAAACGCAATAAAACTGTATGAGTTAAAGGAAGAGTTCCAGTTAGGAGCCCCCTAACACGtccacttattttatttttcactcattttagTCATTTGTTGGAGCCTCGGTTTGATTTAACAGGTGTTGCACTAGCACCGCcacaccagcagggggcacaTGTTGTTCGGGATCCGAAGTTCGGAGGTTCAGCGGGAAAAGTTAGCACAGGAGATGGgatgttttttctgttatgtttgTTATTGACTTGCTGATGTGAGCATGTTATCgttatttttatgtattcaataaaataattattttgaaaatcacatGCCGTGATGAATTGTGGGAAATACACTTCGCCAAAGTCCGCCTggatgcagcagcaggaagggcGGAGACATGGCAGACTAGttccttatttggaaatgggactaaatcattcaaattattgattattaattCTGGCATTATTGACACTGTACAAGTcaacttttttaataaaacaccatactttttcattttcataaggAGGTGGAGCTAATTAAATGACCTAAACAAAACCTGACAGTAAAGTGGTTCCAGGTTCTCCCGATGGCCGACCTGTTGAAACTTTGGCAAATCTGAAATCGTTTGGGTCGTTCCTGGACAGGCAGCTCAGCTTTGCTGAAAACACTGGCTGGATTTTTAAGAACTGTTCTCAGAGACTCCATCTTTTAGAAGACCCAGTGATCTTTGGGTTAGCCAACTAGAGCTTGTGTACAAGACAGTGttgtgttttaacttttcaccTCCTCGGctggtttggtcacatgagctgcagaatAACAGACAGGTAAAGAAAATATCAGGTAAATGGTGGTGAAACCAAAATCAACTCTGTCTCAactgtttgctgaaagaacatgaAAGATGGAAGGAATATTTCAGCAGAGAGCATCCGTCCTCTTTATTCATCACTTTGACCCTGTGAGCTCAGGAAGGAGTTACTGTTTTCCTCTGGTACTTGAGAACATCCATTAGAAGTTATTTATTGACGGTGCAATAATTATTCTTAACCAAACTAAATCATAACATCTCCCTGTAGCATCTCCCTAAGTGTTTTACTCAAACAAATAGTTGATATTGCAATtctatgaatgtgttttattttgatcagtTTAGAGTCAAAGGAAAATTTTCACCATGATAGTTGAAATagtttcatattattttttcctgtatATAAGACTCTACCAAGTAAAAATCTATCAGAATGACATAAAGCACCATgaaagcaaaatgtgaatttttactTGTATCTGTTTAACAACCAGATTCGTTATTTTTCTGTGAATctaattcatttgtttgttattaACTTTTGCTCAATTAAGTTTCTTATGCAtacattgtaaatgttttttattatagaGGCAGTAGTAGACCCAAAAAGATGCGACTAAAGAACAGATTTAGAAGTaaacagaaagctacagaatctgttaaaaactgAGCTGCGTtgcagtaaataaaagagaatatttcaaaaacatgccgacagtgaaaatccttcctaaaggtgaagatatatcacagatttcagaagaaaataaaaaccggAGGCCGTAGATAATATAGGAaacagcgcccccttcactttcagagtgcaatggtcccatttccaaataaggtctgagactgacagcggtccgtcccgccccttcctgtttgctgcagcgaggttcTTCTCCTTCGCTTCTCCCTGGATGCGGGTTTAGCATAAGTGTGGAAAAGGGGAGGGgctaaagcaggaagcggaGAATCGGGACGCAATTCGCACTGAAGCCCTCCAACATGAACGTGAACGCACATCTGAAGGACAGGAACGAGGAATGAGGTGGAAGGAGTTTAACTGGGCCAAAACATCCCAGCTTGAATCCACCAGCTGCTTCTACTGGCTTGAACAGCAGCCTGTTGATTAGTTTGAacactgctgccacctagtgaccGGAGGCTTGTTTTTTAGTCAAGTTTGAGTAAAGACAGTGATAAAGTCCAGCACTAGTCACTGATTGGTTAGCTGTCTATAACATGGCGCTCTATGAAACTACTGCAATggccaagatggccgccatccTGGATGGCTCcccaaacattaaacatttaccaaaaattAATTCCATAACAGACATGAACAGCAGAGGTTGTCTGACATGTTGGGTGAATGTTGCTCAAGTCTCCTTATTGACTCTGGGTTAAGGTTGTTAGTTTGTTATGAGGCACCATCAGCTGCTACTGCtggcttagtgctgtcaatcatcctgatgtactcgctgctaaatatgctattggcagagaaacaacttactgtcaCTGAAAACCtgtttatccaccatcatcTGTGGCTAATTAGCCTAGCACTCATGACTGACTGTGTTATCAGAAACAGGCTGTAGGGATGCCGGGGGGGATGAGCAGCGCCACTTAGAGGGTGATTGGCAACACTAAGAcctgcctcctggctctgattggcacTCGGTCCGTACCGTTTGATGTAGCCGATGGTGTCGTGCGGTTGGACCTGGGCCGTTCTCTCCGTGTCGTTGAGGAACTTCAGGCGAACCACCATGCTCCCCTCCGCTCCCCGCCGCCTCGCCCCGTCTCCCGCCTCGGGCTCCGCCTCCTCCCGGGGGGACGGGCCGGTGGGCGGAGCCTCGGACAGAGCGCCGTCACCCACAGAGGCGATGGAGGAGAGGGGCGTGTCCTGTGGGGAGGGGGAGTGTCCTGGGAACAGCTGCTCCGGGGGCTCGGCGGTGCGGGTGGAGACCCAGGCGAGCAGCAGcaccatcagcagcagcagcgagcCGAACAGCAGCATCACCTCGTCCCCCACGCCTTCGATCAGAGCCATCGCCAGCAGCGCACCTGAACAAGGGACGGCTCAGGTGAGCAGCACAGACAAATACAGGGAACCTCTGGTTCAGTCACCATGGCAACTGATGCTAAATGCACGTGACAATCATTAGAACCGGATCCAAAACAgacccagaacagaaccaggagcAGGACAGACCTCCAGAGAACTCAGAGGAATGTTCTGAGTCAGAACCCGGGGTGACAGTAagccggtccggtccggtccgctGCTGCGTACCTGCAGAAGAGCGGTACGCAGCAGCGGGACAACAGCTGCAGTTTGAGTCAGGATAGATCTGCTAGCAGCAGGCAGTCTAAATCTTAATCTGTTTGTAAATATCTATCATTTTTCATTCCCAATAGTTCCTGATCGGTCTGTGCTGCTGGAGCCTCTCCGCTCCTGGAGCTCCTGGTTTGGGTCAGCAGCCCTCACACCGTTCTCCGCCATGATTAACGTCTGTCTGCTGGTCACTAAATGTCCCAGTTAGAAGCAAACGGAGAATATCTAGTTGATGTTTGTCGTTATTTTGCTCAattaaaacccccaaaaacaactgattattaaattatagcCGGAGATTTCACTGGTACTCAGCGACTCTTCCCAAGGTGGGTAGCTGCTGGTCGGATCGGTGCGTTTGATTTATGGACTGGGACATTTTACACAGGTGGTCCACAGACATAAAACATGCGGCGTGCAGCTGGACCGCACGAACAATAAATCGCTGATCGTTTACTGACCTTAAAGTAAAAcagtgaattattttttaattcaatcaaAACTTGATTAAAGTGCAGAAAACAATGAATTtgtgtgacagaaaacacagagatgaAACGTTACGGCAGAGTTACAACATGAATGGTTCATCAATGTTTCCACATCCCATAATGTAGGTTACTCAGGTTAAAGTAGTTCTTTATGTAACCTGCACTTAAATACAGATAAAGTTACTATTACAAGTAACTAATACctcaataaaatgttactttagtTCCTTAGTGATGAGCAAAACAAAGTTCTGCTCATCACAAAGGAAAGGAGAACATGTTCATTTAAAGGAgcaaatttataaataaacatgcaGCACAAAATATTCTGTGTATTTTAATGGACATTAATGTCCAATATcttatttcagctgtttgtcCCTCCTCTGCTAGGTTTAAATAACCGAGTCCAAACTAAGCtcctgattttgttttcagtttcagtcaATAGAAATTAGAACctgataaaactttacatttgttGTTAAATATGAACGTTTACAATATTTGATGAACCTGTTTTCTCATATTTACAGTTAAACTGAAGCATTAATTTCAATAagggcttttctttttttcagaagtGACTTGAACTAAACATCAGTGACGTTTTTCTGCCGTTTCCTTGGTTTATTTGACTGAATAATGAAATTAACTGAGTAACTTTACTCAAAACAAATTCAAGtaaaagttcagattttgtAAACAACTTAAAGTACAAATTAGACAAACTGTAATTACTGCAATACATGTAACTAATTAGTTTCCACCCAGTAAGCCAGAACCAAAATATTCCTTCCACATTATGAAATGCTTCTGCTGCCTGAAGAGggaaatattcatgtttttatttgttctgttcGCATTAAGAGCCACTGACGGTTATCGTCATCATACCGgcaagaaattaaaattactttcaCTTCTGGTCAGAACCGAACCGGAACCAGGAGAAGTTCTGCTGATCCAGAACACCAACCTTTTCTGGGTCCAGGCTGCTCCGAACCTCCGCTGGAGTTCTGCTGACCGGACCGAACCTGTTCCTCAGCAGCTGCCTCAGGACGTCTCCGGGTTCCGGACCTTATTCATGTGCGGCTGGTTCCGGTCGGTGTAAAGCTCCCGGTTCGTACTCTCTTCCCGGTGATGTGCCGTTTGGACCGCTAGCTGGCCCTGCTGGGAAGCTCGGACC includes:
- the tmub1 gene encoding transmembrane and ubiquitin-like domain-containing protein 1, whose amino-acid sequence is MALIEGVGDEVMLLFGSLLLLMVLLLAWVSTRTAEPPEQLFPGHSPSPQDTPLSSIASVGDGALSEAPPTGPSPREEAEPEAGDGARRRGAEGSMVVRLKFLNDTERTAQVQPHDTIGYIKRTYFAGQEQQVRLIYQGQLLQDDAQTLASLNLAHNCVLHCHISQSVAAGVAGGPRPADQVQVALNVGSLMVPLLVLMLSVLWYCQIQYRQFFTAPATASLVGITIFLSLVAFGVYRR